A genomic window from Candidatus Nanoarchaeia archaeon includes:
- the nadC gene encoding carboxylating nicotinate-nucleotide diphosphorylase gives MDRKDLALKFWDRSGYFSTEEYKEYARNFLLQKIREDVGKKDLTADALNTSEKHATAEIIAKEEGIVAGLEEISLLPGIQMLFNKKDGDPIKKGESILTLKGNLRTLLSYERTMVNCLKRMSGIATATQNLRNRISKACHVLGTRKTLWGTMDKKAMHIGGALTHRLALDDGILIKENYLEKDIKKTLEAISKNADFIEIEVRTKEHALDAAETISKLNRNFALLLDNLNPGIIKEIIAKINSKYKNILLEASGNITEANIKEYAETGVDAVSLGFLTHSVKALNLSMRMVG, from the coding sequence ATGGACAGAAAAGACCTTGCCTTGAAATTCTGGGACAGGAGCGGCTATTTCAGCACAGAGGAGTATAAAGAATATGCAAGAAACTTCCTGCTCCAGAAGATAAGAGAGGATGTTGGGAAAAAAGACCTCACAGCTGACGCGCTCAACACCTCTGAAAAGCATGCAACAGCAGAAATCATCGCGAAAGAAGAGGGAATCGTCGCGGGGTTGGAAGAGATCTCATTATTGCCGGGAATACAGATGCTCTTCAATAAAAAAGACGGAGATCCAATAAAAAAAGGAGAATCAATACTTACTCTCAAAGGAAATCTAAGAACACTCCTCAGCTATGAAAGGACAATGGTCAATTGCCTGAAAAGGATGTCAGGAATAGCAACTGCAACACAAAACCTCAGAAACAGAATAAGCAAAGCATGCCATGTCCTCGGAACACGAAAGACGCTTTGGGGGACCATGGACAAGAAAGCGATGCACATCGGAGGGGCCTTAACCCACCGCCTCGCGCTGGATGATGGAATACTGATCAAAGAAAACTACCTGGAAAAAGACATCAAAAAAACACTTGAAGCAATCTCCAAAAACGCAGATTTCATAGAGATTGAAGTCCGGACAAAAGAGCACGCATTAGACGCAGCTGAAACAATCTCAAAATTAAACAGGAATTTTGCATTGTTACTGGATAACCTAAACCCAGGCATCATCAAGGAGATCATTGCGAAAATCAATTCCAAATACAAAAACATCCTCTTGGAAGCGTCAGGAAACATCACTGAGGCAAATATAAAAGAATACGCAGAGACGGGAGTTGATGCAGTTTCCCTTGGCTTTCTGACGCATTCGGTGAAGGCACTCAATCTTTCGATGAGGATGGTAGGGTAA